A section of the Triticum dicoccoides isolate Atlit2015 ecotype Zavitan chromosome 7A, WEW_v2.0, whole genome shotgun sequence genome encodes:
- the LOC119332420 gene encoding endoglucanase 21-like, with protein MATRIKMLTSLAICAALVLVLLPFTAADGGGGAKGAAPFDYKKALHSSLLYFEAQRSGHLPHNQRVKWRGHSGLADGLQQGVDLVGGYYDAGDNVKFGLPMAFTVTMLSWSAMEFADDIAAAGEWRHVLEAIKWGTDYFVKAHTEPYVLWAEVGDGDTDHYCWQRPEDMTTSRQAYKVDSDNPGSDLVGETAAALAAASMVFRRSNPHYAQVLLHHAEQLFEFGDKYRGKYDSSIGEAYSYYASVSGYGDEMLWAALWLHRATGKASYLEYAVDMADEFGGTTWAITEFSWDVKYAGLQILATKVLLEGKHPEHKATLEKYKAKAEHYLCACLNKNGDAGNVNRTAGGMLFVRQWNNMQYVTNAAFLLTVYSRYLTSAGQELPVLQCPDGPAHADELRALARAQTDYVLGANPAGVSYLVGYGQRFPRRMHHRGASIVSHRGDGRFIGCMQGYDNWFLRRGSNPNVVVGAIVGGPDHLDRFRDRRDNYMQTEACTYNTAPMVGIFAHLHGETAITEKS; from the exons ATGGCGACAAGAATCAAGATGCTCACGTCTCTCGCCATCTGTGCCGCGCTTGTGCTCGTGCTCCTTCCGTTCACGGCGGCCGATGGCGGCGGTGGCGCCAAGGGCGCGGCGCCATTCGACTACAAGAAGGCGCTCCACAGCAGCCTCCTCTACTTCGAGGCGCAGCGATCGGGCCACCTGCCGCACAACCAGCGCGTCAAGTGGCGCGGCCACTCGGGCCTCGCCGACGGCCTGCAGCAGGGCGTAGACCTCGTGGGCGGGTACTACGACGCCGGCGACAACGTCAAGTTCGGCCTGCCGATGGCGTTCacggtcaccatgctgtcgtggagCGCCATGGAGTTCGCGGACGACATCGCGGCCGCCGGCGAGTGGCGGCACGTGCTGGAGGCCATCAAGTGGGGCACCGACTACTTCGTCAAGGCGCACACCGAGCCGTACGTGCTCTGGGCGGAGGTCGGTGACGGCGACACCGACCACTACTGCTGGCAGCGGCCCGAGGACATGACCACGTCGCGGCAGGCCTACAAGGTCGACAGCGACAACCCCGGATCCGACCTCGTCGGGGAGACCGCCGCCGCGCTGgccgctgcctccatggtgttccgCCGCTCCAACCCCCACTACGCACAAGTTCTCCTCCACCACGCCGAGCAG TTGTTCGAGTTCGGGGACAAGTACAGGGGAAAGTACGACAGTAGCATCGGCGAGGCGTATAGCTACTACGCGTCGGTGAGCGGGTACGGCGACGAGATGCTTTGGGCGGCGCTGTGGCTGCACCGGGCGACGGGGAAGGCGAGCTACCTGGAGTACGCCGTGGACATGGCCGACGAGTTCGGCGGCACCACCTGGGCTATCACGGAGTTCAGCTGGGACGTCAAGTATGCCGGCCTCCAGATCCTCGCCACCAAG GTGCTGCTGGAAGGGAAGCACCCGGAGCACAAGGCGACGCTGGAGAAGTACAAGGCCAAGGCGGAGCACTACCTCTGCGCCTGCCTCAACAAGAACGGCGACGCCGGCAACGTCAACCGCACGGCCGGCGGCATGCTCTTCGTCCGGCAGTGGAACAACATGCAGTACGTCACCAACGCCGCATTCCTCCTCACCGTCTACTCCCGCTACCTCACCTCCGCCGGCCAGGAGCTGCCGGTGCTGCAGTGCCCCGACGGGCCGGCGCACGCCGATGAGCTGCGGGCCCTAGCACGGGCGCAGACCGACTACGTCCTCGGCGCGAACCCTGCCGGCGTGAGCTACTTGGTCGGGTACGGCCAGCGGTTCCCGCGGCGGATGCACCACCGTGGCGCATCCATCGTGTCCCACCGTGGCGACGGCAGGTTCATCGGGTGCATGCAGGGGTACGACAACTGGTTCCTCCGGAGGGGATCAAACCCGAACGTTGTCGTCGGCGCCATCGTCGGCGGGCCGGACCACCTCGACCGGTTCAGGGACAGGCGTGATAACTACATGCAAACGGAGGCATGCACGTACAACACCGCGCCCATGGTTGGCATCTTCGCACACTTGCACGGTGAAACAGCCATCACGGAGAAAAGTTGA